From the Pseudarthrobacter sp. MM222 genome, one window contains:
- a CDS encoding ABC transporter ATP-binding protein encodes MTAVVPDAELSIETRGLSKRFGHQLAVDGVNLAVPRGSVFGFLGPNGSGKTTTIRLMLGLAAATGGSVRLLGQEMPRHLHEVLPRVGALVEGPAFYPFLSGKANLLRFDAADPYGAASTRKARVQTELERVGLSHAADKKVRAYSLGMKQRLGIANALLAPRELLVLDEPTNGLDPQGTREVRSLVRSLAADGATVFVSSHLLAEVEQICTHAAIMSAGRLVAQGTLEELRQAGQARIRVVTPDAGAAVQVLAGLGLTVNGGGGLAGARAGSVLPGNGATREGEVLFAPLPGADSGDGVEPETVVAALVAAGVRVRGFATEQASLEERFVALTGEGFDVVQ; translated from the coding sequence GTGACCGCCGTCGTGCCGGATGCTGAACTGAGCATAGAGACCCGCGGCCTCAGCAAACGGTTCGGCCACCAGTTGGCTGTCGACGGCGTCAACCTCGCCGTGCCAAGAGGCTCGGTCTTTGGTTTCCTGGGGCCCAACGGGTCGGGCAAAACCACCACCATCCGCCTGATGCTGGGGCTCGCCGCAGCCACCGGAGGTTCGGTGCGGCTGCTGGGCCAGGAGATGCCCCGGCACCTGCATGAGGTGCTCCCCCGCGTGGGTGCCCTGGTTGAGGGGCCGGCGTTCTACCCGTTCCTGTCCGGCAAGGCCAATCTGCTCCGCTTCGACGCCGCGGACCCCTATGGGGCCGCCAGCACGCGGAAAGCCCGGGTCCAAACAGAACTGGAGCGGGTGGGCCTGAGCCATGCCGCGGACAAGAAGGTCCGCGCCTACTCCCTGGGCATGAAGCAACGGCTAGGCATCGCCAACGCCCTGCTGGCTCCCCGCGAACTCCTGGTCCTGGACGAGCCCACGAATGGCCTCGATCCGCAAGGAACGCGCGAGGTCCGGAGCCTGGTGCGCTCGCTCGCGGCGGACGGCGCCACGGTGTTCGTCTCCAGCCATCTGCTGGCGGAGGTGGAACAGATCTGCACGCACGCTGCCATCATGAGTGCCGGCCGGCTGGTGGCACAAGGAACGCTCGAGGAGTTGCGACAGGCAGGGCAGGCGCGGATCCGGGTAGTGACCCCCGACGCAGGGGCAGCGGTCCAGGTCCTGGCCGGCCTCGGTTTGACCGTCAACGGCGGCGGCGGCCTCGCCGGTGCCCGTGCGGGCTCAGTCTTGCCGGGCAACGGGGCCACACGCGAGGGCGAGGTGCTGTTCGCGCCCCTGCCCGGCGCGGATTCCGGCGACGGGGTGGAACCCGAGACGGTGGTGGCCGCCCTGGTTGCGGCCGGCGTCCGGGTCCGTGGCTTTGCGACCGAACAGGCCAGCCTCGAGGAGCGTTTTGTGGCATTGACCGGGGAGGGCTTCGACGTTGTCCAGTGA
- a CDS encoding ABC transporter permease, with protein sequence MFRRRRTWAMLGALAAIPVLIAVAVRLSSAVPAGRGPAFLDRVTQNGLFVGLTAMLVSVPLFLPLTVGVVAGDTVAGEAGLGTLRYLLAAPAGRVRLLLVKYAGAVVFAVAAPLVVALVGAGIGALLFPVGPVILLSGDSVGTGEALVRLLLIAAYLTVSLLGLSAIGLFMSTLTDVPVGAMAATVVLSVVSQVLDALPQLEWLHPWLFSHYWLDFGDLLRQPVSWDSFATNALLQGGYIALFGALAYGRFITKDVLS encoded by the coding sequence ATGTTCCGGCGCCGCAGGACCTGGGCGATGCTCGGCGCCTTGGCCGCCATCCCGGTCCTGATCGCCGTGGCAGTGCGGCTCTCGTCCGCCGTGCCGGCGGGCCGCGGACCTGCCTTCCTGGACCGGGTTACACAGAACGGGTTGTTCGTCGGGCTCACCGCCATGCTCGTGTCCGTTCCCTTGTTCCTCCCACTGACCGTGGGCGTGGTTGCCGGGGACACCGTGGCAGGCGAGGCCGGGTTGGGGACCCTCCGCTACCTCCTCGCGGCGCCCGCCGGCCGGGTCCGGTTGCTGCTCGTGAAGTACGCAGGCGCCGTGGTGTTCGCCGTCGCGGCACCGCTGGTGGTGGCTCTCGTGGGGGCGGGAATAGGCGCCCTGCTCTTCCCGGTTGGACCGGTGATATTGCTCTCCGGTGACTCCGTCGGGACCGGGGAGGCGCTGGTGCGGCTCCTGCTCATCGCCGCGTACCTCACCGTCTCGTTGCTGGGGCTTTCGGCAATCGGCTTGTTCATGTCCACGCTCACTGATGTGCCGGTGGGAGCGATGGCTGCCACCGTGGTGCTCTCGGTTGTCTCGCAGGTGCTCGACGCCCTGCCACAACTGGAATGGCTGCATCCCTGGCTGTTCAGCCACTACTGGCTGGACTTCGGGGATCTGCTTCGCCAACCCGTGTCCTGGGACTCCTTCGCCACGAATGCCCTGCTGCAGGGCGGCTATATCGCGCTCTTCGGGGCGCTCGCCTACGGCCGGTTCATCACCAAGGACGTGCTGTCCTAA
- a CDS encoding C40 family peptidase, translated as MSWTGPGRSTAVLCTAVALLGALAQPAQAAPGAPSPARLSPASLTQLLRVPASPEVPSPEEIAAAKSTESATAEQVTRIDRLLAEAAGAQETSLATSLEANNAYSEALVELQLRDEAAELAAAKAAAAGAEQQKTRKQIGQLAGDLYRNGGLNPALSTFVSGDGRALQQAATLEAVTAGRTRAFQAAETAAVAAESLTAAAAETQGAADEAARTAESRKVEAQRASDAQRRAVSDAQAQRTVLVDQLANLRNTTVALESARVDALDRQRQQERLAAVTVAAAESPSPQPNRVDAAPPAAAAPAAADAQPARDVVSERPAPATPAAPPAPAPAPASAPTPAPAPAPAPAPAPAPAPAPAAAPAPGPAPAPAPISGGSNQTAISVALSKVGAPYFYQYGGTGARGFDCSGLVQNAFSAAGKALPRTAAQQFAQAPVHVPISQALPGDLLVWGSAPGFYHVAIYLGGGRVVQALSPEDGITVTDLAYMSGMQLHPYAARY; from the coding sequence ATGAGTTGGACCGGACCCGGCCGCAGTACCGCCGTGCTCTGCACTGCCGTCGCACTCCTGGGCGCACTGGCACAGCCGGCCCAGGCCGCTCCGGGGGCGCCCTCCCCCGCCCGCCTGTCACCGGCGTCCCTGACGCAGCTGCTCCGCGTCCCGGCGTCGCCGGAAGTACCGTCACCGGAAGAAATTGCGGCCGCCAAGTCCACTGAAAGCGCGACGGCGGAGCAGGTCACCAGGATCGACCGGCTCCTGGCCGAGGCCGCCGGGGCGCAGGAGACCAGCCTCGCCACGTCACTCGAGGCCAACAACGCCTACAGCGAGGCCCTGGTCGAGCTCCAGCTCCGCGACGAAGCCGCCGAGCTCGCCGCCGCCAAGGCTGCCGCGGCAGGTGCCGAGCAGCAGAAGACCCGGAAACAGATCGGCCAGCTCGCCGGCGACCTCTACCGCAACGGCGGGCTGAACCCCGCCCTCAGCACCTTTGTCAGCGGCGACGGCCGGGCGCTCCAACAGGCCGCCACGCTGGAAGCCGTCACGGCCGGCCGAACCCGCGCCTTCCAGGCAGCGGAGACCGCCGCGGTGGCCGCCGAATCGCTCACCGCCGCCGCGGCCGAGACTCAGGGCGCCGCCGACGAAGCGGCACGTACGGCGGAATCCCGCAAGGTTGAAGCCCAGCGTGCCAGCGATGCCCAGCGGAGGGCAGTCTCCGACGCCCAGGCCCAGCGCACCGTTCTGGTGGACCAGCTCGCAAACCTCAGGAACACGACGGTTGCCCTGGAATCGGCCCGGGTGGACGCCCTTGACCGACAGCGCCAGCAGGAGCGGCTTGCCGCCGTCACCGTTGCGGCGGCCGAAAGCCCGTCACCGCAGCCGAACCGGGTAGACGCAGCCCCGCCGGCGGCTGCCGCACCGGCGGCCGCCGATGCACAGCCCGCGCGGGACGTTGTGAGCGAGCGGCCGGCTCCGGCCACGCCAGCCGCGCCGCCGGCACCAGCGCCGGCACCCGCGTCCGCGCCCACGCCAGCTCCGGCACCAGCACCCGCTCCGGCTCCCGCTCCGGCCCCCGCTCCCGCCCCGGCGGCGGCGCCCGCTCCCGGCCCGGCGCCGGCGCCGGCACCCATTTCGGGCGGCTCCAACCAGACGGCGATCTCCGTAGCCCTGAGCAAGGTCGGCGCGCCCTATTTCTACCAGTACGGCGGGACCGGAGCCCGTGGCTTTGACTGCTCGGGACTGGTCCAGAACGCCTTCAGCGCCGCCGGCAAGGCCCTCCCGCGCACGGCCGCCCAGCAGTTTGCGCAGGCACCGGTCCACGTTCCGATCTCTCAGGCCCTGCCCGGGGACCTCCTCGTCTGGGGCTCGGCACCGGGTTTCTACCACGTGGCGATCTATCTGGGCGGCGGACGCGTGGTCCAGGCCCTGAGCCCGGAAGATGGCATCACCGTGACCGACCTTGCCTACATGTCGGGAATGCAGCTCCACCCCTACGCCGCCAGGTACTGA